The following nucleotide sequence is from Candidatus Coatesbacteria bacterium.
CCGTGGTCGGTTTGCCGTAGACGCCGTTGACGACGGGGAAGGGGGGTCGGTTGCGGGGTTCGCCGCGGCCGCCCTCGAGGCTCTCGATCAGGGCCGATTCCTCACCGCAGACGTAGGCGCCGGCGCCTTCGCTGACGGTGATGTCGTAGTTCAGCCCGGAGCCGAGGATGTCCTTACCCAACAGGCCGCTCTCGCGCCGCGCGGCGAGGGCTTCTTCGATATGGGTGCGCAGGAACTCGTATTCGCCGCGCAGGTAGAGGAAGCCGTGCTCGGCGCCGATGGCGTGGGCGGCGATGGTCATGCCGTCGAGGATCGGATCCAGGTACTCGGAGAGCAGCAGGCGATCCTTGAAGGTGCCGGGCTCGCCCTCGTCGGCGTTGCAGACGACGTACTTGACATCGCCCTCGGCGCTCCGGGCGAAGGTCCACTTCTTGCCCGTGGGGAAGCCGGCGCCGCCGCGGCCGCGCAGGCCGGAGTCGCCGATGATCTCGATGAGCTCTTCGGGCGTCATCTTCAGCGCTTTCTTCAGGCCCTCGCTCTTGTCATCGGCACCCTCGAGCAGGGGACCGGCCTGGCGCAGGTTGTGCTTGACGATGTCCGGATCCTGGGGCGGCAGATAGCCGCGGCGCAGGTCGGCGACGATCAGTGAAACCTTGGCCGGGGTCAGCTCGGTGTAGATGTTATCGTTGACCATCATCGCCGGACCCTGGTCGCACATCCCCATGCAGGAGGTGTACTCGAGGGTGAACAGGCCGTCCTCCGTGGTCTCGCCGAACTCGATGCCCAGCTCGTTCTCGAGCTGGCGGGCGACGCGGCGACTCTCGTTCAGCTCGCAGGACAGGCTCTTGCAGAGCCGGATGACGTACTGGCCCAGGGGCTCATCGGAGAGGAAGTGGTAGAAGGTGGCCACGCTGTAAACCTCGGACTGGCGCAGCCCGAGCACCTCGGCGACCTCTTCGATGGCTTCCTCGGAGATATAGCCGAACCGGCGTTGCAGCGTCTTCAACACGGGTATCAGGCTGGACCGCTGGCGGCCCAGACGTTCAGCGGTGCTCTCGATCTCCTCGCGCATCCGCTGGCGGTCAAGGGTGAGCATTAAAGCGCCTCCTCGGGGGGTTGGAAGGGGGACAGAAGCCGGTAGAGTTCGTTCTCTGTTTCACAAAGCGGGCCCAAAAACAGGCCGGGGTCCGGTCTCGATAAGAGGACGGCAAGTCGCCGCTCCCGCGCGACCAGGCCGGCGGAGCGGCAGAGCTGCGTTACCATGGCGTCGTGTGGCCTCTGGCTCGCTAGACGGGCTCGTGCTCCCCCGCGGCGACCAGCGATGTCGCGGCGGCCGGGAAGCAAGAATGGCCGGGTCTCAACAAGCGTCAATCACCGTATTCTTAACACGCGCCCGGCGGTCTGTCAATCA
It contains:
- the nuoE gene encoding NADH-quinone oxidoreductase subunit NuoE, which translates into the protein MLTLDRQRMREEIESTAERLGRQRSSLIPVLKTLQRRFGYISEEAIEEVAEVLGLRQSEVYSVATFYHFLSDEPLGQYVIRLCKSLSCELNESRRVARQLENELGIEFGETTEDGLFTLEYTSCMGMCDQGPAMMVNDNIYTELTPAKVSLIVADLRRGYLPPQDPDIVKHNLRQAGPLLEGADDKSEGLKKALKMTPEELIEIIGDSGLRGRGGAGFPTGKKWTFARSAEGDVKYVVCNADEGEPGTFKDRLLLSEYLDPILDGMTIAAHAIGAEHGFLYLRGEYEFLRTHIEEALAARRESGLLGKDILGSGLNYDITVSEGAGAYVCGEESALIESLEGGRGEPRNRPPFPVVNGVYGKPTTVNNVETFLAAARIIEEGAEWFNKLGADCTKGTKVFSVSGDCCKPGIYELEWGISVEELLKLVGGEEAQAVMVGGFSGTLVPRDQFAERRICCSDTPSGGAVKIVGPQRDILETAINVMEFFVDESCGQCVPCRYGCSRLLEGLEMLRDGVCPTQYLNRLMNLGDSMYDACKCGLGQTAPNVFQAVVENYRDDLLGRLEG